In the genome of Flexistipes sinusarabici DSM 4947, one region contains:
- a CDS encoding NADH:ubiquinone reductase (Na(+)-transporting) subunit D codes for MLIDPIFKNNPIAIQVLGICSALAVTSNMNTTVVMCLAVIFVVSLSNFFVSIMRNSIPSSIRIIVEMTIIATLVIIADQFIKAYFFEISQKLSVFVGLIITNCIILGRAEGFAMKNPPFQSLVDGFGNALGYSVILLVVGFFRELIGSGSLFGVQIFQLASSGGWYTPNGLFVLAPSAFFIIGLMIWGIKIATKNFEE; via the coding sequence ATGCTGATTGATCCTATTTTTAAGAATAATCCGATAGCTATTCAGGTTCTGGGGATATGCTCTGCCTTAGCTGTTACTTCCAATATGAATACCACAGTTGTAATGTGCCTGGCAGTAATATTTGTGGTCAGTTTGTCCAATTTCTTTGTAAGTATAATGAGGAACTCAATCCCTTCGAGTATCAGAATTATTGTGGAGATGACTATAATTGCTACACTTGTGATTATTGCCGATCAGTTTATAAAAGCCTATTTTTTTGAGATCAGCCAGAAATTATCCGTTTTTGTCGGACTGATTATTACCAATTGTATCATACTGGGAAGAGCTGAAGGATTTGCCATGAAGAATCCTCCTTTTCAAAGTTTAGTGGACGGATTCGGCAATGCATTGGGATACAGTGTGATTTTACTGGTTGTGGGATTCTTCAGAGAGCTTATAGGCTCCGGAAGTTTGTTCGGAGTCCAGATTTTTCAGCTGGCATCTTCAGGCGGCTGGTACACTCCCAACGGCCTTTTTGTATTGGCTCCCAGCGCCTTTTTTATAATAGGGCTGATGATATGGGGGATAAAAATAGCCACGAAAAATTTTGAGGAGTAA
- a CDS encoding Na(+)-translocating NADH-quinone reductase subunit C, with translation MKRESDLRIFVVALSLAVVCSVVVSVTAVMLQPIQAKNATINRNRNVLIACGEYNPKVSIKEAFKNIRAGFVKLGTAEFVESDDLSDFYRNFQQISTSPKTSVNVPDDLPSIGYPTVPKHMPAYILQDENGQISKVVIMVYGKGLWSTLYGFLSVKSDGRTVQGLTFYQHGETPGLGGKVDNKEWKQQWNGKKLYGKSGNVRISVIKGNVDATAENAKYKVDGLSGATMTTNGVDNLIKFWVSDFAYGTFLKSLSESGGSK, from the coding sequence ATGAAGCGTGAAAGTGATCTGAGAATTTTTGTTGTGGCGCTTTCACTGGCAGTTGTCTGTTCTGTTGTGGTCTCTGTCACTGCAGTTATGCTTCAGCCTATTCAGGCAAAAAATGCAACTATTAACAGAAACAGAAATGTTCTGATAGCATGCGGTGAATACAATCCCAAAGTTTCCATAAAAGAAGCTTTTAAAAATATACGGGCAGGTTTTGTTAAGCTGGGAACTGCTGAATTTGTTGAATCGGATGATTTGTCAGATTTTTACAGAAATTTTCAGCAGATAAGCACTTCTCCGAAAACTTCAGTAAATGTACCGGATGATCTGCCCTCTATTGGCTATCCTACGGTACCAAAGCATATGCCCGCTTATATCCTTCAGGATGAAAACGGACAAATTTCTAAAGTGGTGATAATGGTATACGGCAAAGGATTGTGGTCAACGCTTTACGGTTTCCTTTCAGTAAAATCGGACGGCAGAACGGTACAGGGACTGACGTTTTATCAGCACGGGGAGACTCCGGGACTGGGAGGAAAGGTTGACAATAAAGAATGGAAACAACAGTGGAATGGCAAAAAACTGTACGGAAAATCAGGGAATGTACGTATAAGTGTGATAAAAGGAAATGTGGATGCTACAGCTGAAAATGCAAAATATAAAGTGGACGGTTTAAGCGGTGCCACTATGACGACAAACGGTGTGGACAATCTGATAAAATTTTGGGTCAGCGATTTCGCTTACGGTACATTTTTAAAAAGCCTGTCTGAATCGGGGGGAAGTAAGTGA